From the genome of Drosophila melanogaster chromosome 2L, one region includes:
- the Ir21a gene encoding ionotropic receptor 21a encodes MSYYWVALVLFTAQAFSIEGDRSASYQEKCISRRLINHYQLNKEIFGVGMCDGNNENEFRQKRRIVPTFQGNPRPRGELLASKFHVNSYNFEQTNSLVGLVNKIAQEYLNKCPPVIYYDSFVEKSDGLILENLFKTIPITFYHGEINADYEAKNKRFTSHIDCNCKSYILFLSDPLMTRKILGPQTESRVVLVSRSTQWRLRDFLSSELSSNIVNLLVIGESLMADPMRERPYVLYTHKLYADGLGSNTPVVLTSWIKGALSRPHINLFPSKFQFGFAGHRFQISAANQPPFIFRIRTLDSSGMGQLRWDGVEFRLLTMISKRLNFSIDITETPTRSNTRGVVDTIQEQIIERTVDIGMSGIYITQERLMDSAMSVGHSPDCAAFITLASKALPKYRAIMGPFQWPVWVALICVYLGGIFPIVFTDRLTLSHLMGNWGEVENMFWYVFGMFTNAFSFTGKYSWSNTRKNSTRLLIGAYWLFTIIITSCYTGSIIAFVTLPAFPDTVDSVLDLLGLFFRVGTLNNGGWETWFQNSTHIPTSRLYKKMEFVGSVDEGIGNVTQSFFWNYAFLGSKAQLEYLVQSNFSDENISRRSALHLSEECFALFQIGFLFPRESVYKIKIDSMILLAQQSGLIAKINNEVSWVMQRSSSGRLLQASSSNSLREIIQEERQLTTADTEGMFLLMALGYFLGATALVSEIVGGITNKCRQIIKRSRKSAASSWSSASSGSMLRTNAEQLSHDKRKANRREAAEVAQKMSFGMRELNLTRATLREIYGSYGAPETDHGQLDIVHTEFPNSSAKLNNIEDEESREALESLQRLDEFMDQMDNDGNPSSHTFRIDN; translated from the exons ATGTCATATTATTGGGTAGCTCTGGTCTTATTTACCGCGCAAGCCTTTTCAATTGAAGGGGATAGATCCGCTAGTTATCAAGAGAAGTGTATTAGCCGACGGCTTATCAACCATTATCAATTAAACAAAGAAATTTTTGGTGTGGGAATGTGCGATGGTAATAATGAAAACGAGTTCCGTCAAAAACGCCGTATTGTCCCTACATTTCAAGGCAATCCAAGGCCACGAGGTGAACTTTTGGCCAGTAAGTTTCACGTAAATTCCTATAACTTCGAGCAGACTAACTCATTGGTTGGGTTGGTTAACAAAATTGCCCAAGAGTACCTCAATAAATGCCCACCGGTCATATATTATGATAGCTTTGTGGAAAAATCTGACGGATTAATTCTAGAGAATTTGTTCAAG ACTATTCCTATTACTTTCTACCACGGGGAAATCAATGCAGACTACGAAGCAAAAAATAAACGTTTTACGAGCCATATAGATTGCAATTGCAAAAGCTACATTCTTTTCCTTTCGGACCCATTAATGACGCGAAAGATTTTAGGCCCGCAAACTGAAAGTCGTGTAGTTCTTGTCTCAAGGTCCACCCAATGGAGACTTCGTGATTTTTTGTCTTCGGAGCTATCCTCAAACATTGTAAATTTACTAGTTATTGGGGAATCGCTCATGGCTGACCCGATGCGC GAGCGCCCATACGTACTCTACACCCACAAGCTCTATGCAGATGGACTTGGCTCAAACACTCCGGTAGTGCTAACCAGCTGGATAAAGGGAGCTTTGTCACGTCCACATATAAATCTTTTCCCATCGAAGTTTCAATTTGGGTTTGCGGGACACAGATTTCAAATTTCAGCCGCAAATCAGCCGCCGTTTATTTTTCGAATTCGCACTTTAGATTCCTCAGGAATGGGCCAGTTGCGTTGGGACGGAGTTGAATTTCGTCTGCTGACAATGATATCTAAGCGGCTAAACTTTTCGATAGATATCACTGAGACCCCAACACGGTCGAATACGCGCGGGGTAGTAGACACCATCCAGGAACAGATTATAGAAAGAACAGTAGACATTGGTATGTCCGGTATATATATAACACAGGAACGGCTGATGGACTCAGCCATGTCGGTGGGGCACTCACCCGATTGTGCAGCTTTCATAACACTTGCATCGAAGGCGCTGCCGAAATACAGAGCCATAATGGGACCGTTCCAATGGCCAGTCTGGGTCGCTCTGATTTGCGTTTACCTCGGTGGAATATTTCCGATAGTTTTTACCGACCGTTTGACACTTAGCCATTTAATGGGTAATTGGGGTGAGGTAGAAAACATGTTCTGGTATGTATTTGGCATGTTCACAAACGCTTTCTCCTTCACCGGAAAATACTCGTGGAGCAACACGCGGAAAAATTCCACACGCCTTCTAATTGGAGCATATTGGCTCTTTACAATTATCATTACATCTTGCTACACAGGTTCCATCATAGCATTCGTAACGTTGCCAGCTTTTCCGGACACCGTTGACTCTGTGTTGGATCTGCTGGGATTGTTCTTTCGCGTTGGAACCCTGA ACAATGGTGGCTGGGAGACCTGGTTCCAGAACTCGACCCATATACCGACGTCTAGATTGTACAAGAAAATGGAGTTTGTCGGGTCCGTAGATGAGGGCATTGGCAACGTTACCCAGAGCTTCTTTTGGAACTATGCCTTTCTTGGCTCAAAGGCTCAGCTCGAATACCTGGTGCAGTCAAATTTTTCAGATGA AAATATTTCCCGCCGATCGGCGCTTCATTTGAGTGAAGAGTGTTTTGCTCTTTTCCAAATAGGATTTCTGTTTCCCCGAGAGTCAGTgtataaaatcaaaatcgaCTCGATGATATTACTTGCCCAGCAAAGTGGTCTTATTGCAAAAATCAATAACGAGGTAAGCTGGGTCATGCAGCGATCATCTTCAGGACGCCTGCTCCAGGCAAGTTCTTCGAATTCCTTACGCGAAATAATTCAGGAAGAGCGCCAATTGACTACAGCGGACACAGAAGGAATGTTCCTGCTCATGGCACTGGGCTACTTTCTAGGAGCCACAGCCCTGGTATCCGAGATCGTCGGTGGGATTACCAACAAGTGCCGCCAAATAATCAAGCGCTCCCGCAAGTCGGCCGCCTCCTCTTGGTCGTCGGCGTCAAGTGGGTCAATGCTTCGCACTAATGCCGAGCAACTTTCCCATGATAAGCGAAAGGCCAATAGACGCGAGGCTGCTGAGGTTGCTCAAAAAATGAGTTTTGGAATGCGCGAGTTAAATCTTACCCGCGCAACGCTTCGGGAAATATACGGAAGCTACGGGGCACCTGAAACAGATCATGGTCAGCTAGACATCGTCCACACTGAGTTTCCAAACAGTTctgcaaaattaaataatattgaaGACGAAGAATCTCGGGAAGCTCTTGAATCTCTGCAGCGTTTAGACGAATTTATGGACCAGATGGATAACGACGGCAATCCTTCCTCACATACATTCCGTATTGACAATTAA